The Faecalibacterium sp. I3-3-89 sequence AGCCCTTGATGAGGTATTCGCCGAACAGCCGCATGATCGCGCCCACCTCTTCGGCGGGGCGCTTCCAGTTTTCGGTCGAGAATGCGTAAAAATACACCGACTCCACGCCCAGCTCATCGCAGTAGTCCGCAATGTCCTGAAAGACCTGTGCGCCCTTCTTGTGCCCGGCGGTGCGGGGCAGGCCCCGGCTCTTGGCCCAGCGGCCGTTGCCGTCCATGATGATGCCGATGGACAGTCCCTTTGCAAAATCCTTTGGATGTTCCATGCTCTTCTTCCTCTACGATTCGTCTGGCAAAAAGTGCCGCGCACCTTCTCTCAGCGCACGGCACCTTCCTGCTTACAGCGGTCAGGCTCAGACGGACATGATCTCCTTCTGCTTCTCTTCCACGGCAGCGTCGATGTTCTTCACATACTTGTCGGTCAGCTTCTGGACATCCTCTTCCATGGTCTTCTGGGTGTCCTCGGTCAGCTCACCGGCCTTCTTCATGGCCTTGGCTTTATCCATCGCGTCGCGGCGGACGTTGCGGACGGCGACCTTTGCCTCCTCACCCATCTTGGAGACTTCCTTTGCCAGCTGCTTGCGGCGCTCCTCGTTGGGGGCCGGGAAGTTCAGGCGGATGGTCTGGCCGTCGTCGATGGGGTTGATGCCCACATCGCTGGCGAGGATTGCCTTGCTGATGGCACGCAGAAGCGTGCGGTCCCACGGGGTGATGGTCAGGGTGCGGGCCTCGCTGACAGCCACAGAAGCCACCTGCTGGATGGGGGTGGGAGAGCCGTAGTAATCCACGGTCACTTTGTCCAGAACGCCGGGGTTGGCACGGCCTGCGCGCACCGTCTTCAGCTCGCGCTCCAGATGCTCGACTGCGCTCTTCATCTTGTCTTCAAATGCCTTGGTGTTGCTGCTCATTGTCCTAGTCTCCTGTTTGTTATCAATTTTCACCAGCCGCAGGACGCGTCTGGTTCATTCTATTGTCGGAAGCGGGGCGGTATGCTCAGCCCTCGTAGACCAGCGTGCCCACATTCTCGCCCTGCACGGCGCGGGCGATGTTGTCGGGGTCGGCCAGATCGAACACGAGGATGGGAAGCTTGTTGTCCCGGCAGAGGGTGGCTGCGGTGCCGTCCATGACTGCCAGACGGTCCTCCAGCACCTTGGTGAAGGTGAGGGTCTCGTACTTCTTGGCGTCGGGGTACTTGTGGGGGTCCTTGTCGTAGACGCCGTCCACCATCGTGGCCTTGAACATGATGTCGGCGCTGACCTCAACGGCGCGCAGGGCCGTAGTCGTGTCGGTGGAGAAGAAGGGGTTGCCGGTGCCGCCGCCAAAGATGGCGATCTTGCCCGCGTCCATCGCACGGAGCGCATCCTTGCGGGTGAAGGCCGGGGCCACCTGCGGCATGGTGATGGAGGTGAACACCTCCGTCGGCACGCCCAGCTGCTCCAGCTTGTCGGAGACGGCCAGTGCGTTCATCACCGTTGCCAGCATACCGATCTTATCGGCCAGCGTGCGCTCCATCTTGCCGCTGGAACGGCCGCGCCAGAAGTTGCCGCCGCCCACGACGATACCGATCTGGACGCCCAGCTCATGGGCCTTCTTCACGCCGCCGCAGATCGCGTCCATGGTCGGCTCGTCGAAGCCGGTGCCCTTCTCGCCGCCGAGTGCCTCGCCGCTGATCTTCAGAAGGATACGCTGATATTTCAATGCCATAATAACATACACCACCTGTATCAGATTTGGCCGCGCTGTGCGCTGCCGTTTTTATCTCTTGTCTATTTTACAATAAAACTGCTCCAAAGTAAACAGGCAAACGCCAGCTCTTCGGCAAAGGTTTCTCCCCCGGCCCTCTTTGCGCAAAAAAAGACTGGACATTTGCCCCGGAACATGCTATAATACTGCTTGCATCCCGGCAAAATCGAATATGCGGGCATCGTACATCGGCTAGTATATCAGCCTTCCAAGCTGAGGAGGTGGGTTCGATTCCCATTGCCCGCTCCAATTTTTAGACGCTGGTTCGTAAAGAATCAGCGTCTTTCTTTATGCTCTGGCCCCACTTTTGGCCATATTCCATTCCGGAGACCCAAAAGCGGCCCTTTCCCCGAAAAACAGGGAGAGGGCCGCTTTTCTGTTATATTATAATGTTATTGTCCTCACATACTCCACCGGCTCTTATCTGCCCGGGTGTCGATGTGCACCCAGCCGGTGCGGCGCTTCGGGTGGGAGGCATCCTTCGGGTAGCGCCCGATGCCGCCCCGCCCGGGCAGCAGGGTCTCGGCGTAGGCGGCGACCGAGGCCACCGGGGTGTCCTCCACCCAGAAGTCCGCCGCCCGGCCCAGCAGGTGCTGGCTGGACTTGCTGCCGCCGACGGCAGCATTGTGGGCAGCGGTGCGGTAGCCGCTGGTGATATGCAGGGGCTTTCCGAAGTGCTCCCGGATGCACTGGAGCAGCACCACAAGCTCCTCGTCGAGGAGCACGACGTCGCTGCCCTTGCAGCCGAACTCCCGCACCTTGAAGCTGGGCGAGAGCTGCCGGGTGGAGTCCCGGCGGAGGCTGTATTCACAAATCGACATCTTCAGTCCTCCGCTCCGCCCTTCTTCCCGCAGATCTCTTCAAACTCCGCCTTGGAGAGGATGCCTTTACGGACATACACCCGCAGCATGGCCTCCGAGATGCGGCCCTGCTCCCAGCGTTCGGCCAGTTTTTCCTTGTTGCTCATGTTTTCGTCTCCTTTCTTATTCTGCATCCGGCAGGCTCAGGGCCACCATGTCTTCCAGCGCGTCCGCAATGCGGGTCTGGTCGGAGACGCCGGTGTCCGCAGGCGGGGCATCCTCAAAGGCCTCCATGGCGGCGAGGTAGTCCTCGTCGGTGGTGCAGCCGCTGAAGTCACAGCCTGCCTTCCGGCAGCGCTCCACGGCCTCGTCGAAGATGAGGGCCACGCTGCCGTTGATGACGCCGCCGCCCACGATCATCTTCGCAAAGCGGCCCCACGGGTAGCGGTCGAGCCACTGTTCGGCGGTGAGCACCTCGCCCACCGGGGTGATCACATCGGAGCTGTTGTCGTAGATCTTGTAACGTGCCATTCTGAGTTTCCTCCTTATTCCTTATATGGTATAAACGTCAACGGTGTCATGGTAGAGGCTTTCCGTGTTCCTGCCGCCCGCGAACAACACATAGTCCCCGACGGCGGCAGCGGCCATGCTGTCCCTCGCCTCGCTCAGAGCAGTGATGGTCGTTCTGGTCAGCGAGGCGTCGCAGACATCCACCGTGCCGGACTCATCGCCGCCTGCGAAAAATGCATACCCACCGGCCGTCACCGCATCCGGCTGTCTTGCCGCGCTGAGGATGCTGACCGTTGTTTTGGTGAGGGAGGCGTCGTAGACATCCGCATCGGCCGTATCGCCCGCAAAGAGGGCATATCCGCCCACCGCCGCCGCGGCATAGCTGTTCTGGGCACTGCTCAGGTCTGCCGCTGCCGTGAGGGTCAGGGAAGCGTCGTAGGCGTCCACCACAAGACTGCCATCCTTGGGGGTGCCGCCTGCAAAGAGGGCATGGCTCCCGACGGTCGCGCCCGCCGGGAAGAACCGTTTGGTGGACAGCGGCGTGCCCGCCGTCCGGGTGAGGGCCTCATCGTAGACGTCCACGGTCGTGAAAGCGCCGCCCGTGGTAAGGCCGCCCTGTCCGCCTCCGGCAAAGAGCGCACGGGAGCCAAGCACCGTGCAGCCCATCCTCGTCCGCATCCTGCTCAGCGCGGCGGCTGACGTCCGGGTGAGGGAGGCGTCGTAGGAATCCACCGTGTTATAGCCCCCTCGGGCGGTCGGCGTAGCAGTCCCGCCCGCAAACAGAGCATGCGCCCCGAGCGGCACGGCAGAATGCAGATACCTCTTGTCCCCCAGCGCCGCCGGGGCCGTCCGTGTGAGGGAGGTGTCGTAAGCGTCCACCGTATTGCAGACCGCGTTCGAGGCCGTGCCAGCGAAGCGTCCGCCCCCGATGAGCGCACTGTTCCCTGCCGCTGCGGCCTTTGCGCCGTACTTCGGGGCCGCGAGAGGCACACCCGTCCCGGCATACTCCGGCTCTGCGCTGTAGCACAGCCGCGCCCTGTTCCCGACGCCAACGTACATCTTCCGGACTGCACGGGCCTTGCCCGCCACCCCGACATAGGCTTTTTTCATCCTGCGGGCGACGCCGCCCGCACCTACATAGATCCCCTTTGCCATCTTCTGCCCCCTTTACGCATACACGATGAGCACCTTGTTGGTGGCAAGGCTGCTGCCTGCACCGGGGTCGGCCGTCTGGGCCGCAAAGGTGAATCCGTTGACACTGTTGGCCGTACCGCCCGCCGAGGAAGAACCGGCGTAGCTGTGAGTATGGCTGGCAGCGGCTTTCCCGGCCAACGCGCTGCCGACGGCCTTGGCATCTGCCGCCGCGCCTGACACGGCGAGGGTGGCATCCACCTCCACCGCCTTTCCCGCCGCGCCCGTCTGGCCCCTCGGGCCTTGCGGGCCGGTCGCACCGGCGGGGCCTGCCGGGCCAGTATCGCCTTTTTCGCCTTTCGGCCCCTGCGGGCCTGTGTCGCCCTTCGGGCCTTGTGCGCCCCGTGCACCGGGGTCGCCCTTCTCGCCCTTGAAGTTTCCCGAGGCGATGCCCTCTTGCAGAGTCTTCAGGCTGCGGGCCGCAGCGGCGGCGCTGTCCGACGCGCTGCTCTGGGCCGTCTCGGCCCGCGCAGCGCTCTTCTCCACGTCGGCACCGGCCCCTTCCAGCTGACCCACCAGCTGCTGCCATGCCGGAGTGCCCGGCGGCGGCAGAGTGCCGTCCTCTGTGCCGGAGTTTGCGGCCACCCGGTAGCGCAGATCGGCACTGGTGAGGGTGCGGACGCCGTCGCTGCCCTCGAAGGTGATGCATCCTTCGCCGGGCACTGCCGTGACCAGCGCGGGCACCTCCACCACCCCATCCTCCACCAGCGATGCGGGCGGGCTGCCGCCCGGCGTGTGCCAGAACGCCCGGAGGGTCATCCCCTTCCACTCGTCGGCGGCGCTCACCCTCAGCCGGTAGACGCCGCAGTTCCTGCTGTAGCCGAGCTGCAGCGCATCCATGCTGCCCGGCGTCTTTACTGCGCCGGAGGACGCAAGCGAGAGCTTGTATTCTATCATCCAGAGACCTCCTTTTTTGATTCGGCAGATGCTTTTCCGGCAGGGGCGCTTCTGCCATCACACCCGCCGGGACAAAAATGCCAAGCGGCTCCTGAGCGCAATCAACAACCATTGCTTGTCATTTTCGTCTTTTCTTGTGCCATATGGTAGCATCTCGCCGCTGCGAAGTCAACAGATTTTGCGAAATAGTCGGAAACTTGTGCGAAAACGCGCAGAAAATCGCGCTTTGCCCCTGTCGCAGGCAAAAAAAACGGCCCGGGCCGTGTGCGTACACATCGGCTCGGGCCGGGGCATCTGATTCGATTTTACTGCGGCCGGGGCATCCTGCTCATCTGTCCCACTTGTCGCAGAGGGCGTTGATCTGGTCGGCGAACTTGGCGAGGTCCTTGTTGGCGCCGCCCTCGTTGTGCTCGATGACCCGCAGCAGGCGCTTGCCTGCGCTGAGCAGCCGCTGGAAGACGGTGGCCGCACGGGCTGCACCCTCGCTGACGCGGTGCTCGATGCGGGTGCGGGTGCCTTCCTTCAGGCAGACAGCACCCTCGGCCCCGATGGCCCACTGCTCACCGTTGTAGGGCGCACAGGCGGTGAAGCCCTGCTCGGTGAGGGTCTGGGTGAAGATATTCTCCACCTCGTCCTCGCCATGGATGACGAAGACCCGCTTGGGCTTCGGCTCGAAGGAGTTCACCCACTTCAGCAGGCCCTCCCTGTCGGCGTGGCCCGAAAGGCCGGTAAGCTGGCAGATCTCGGCCTGCACCTCGATGGACTCGCCAAAGAGCTTGACGTTCGTTGCCCCCTCCAGCAGGGAGCGGCCCAGCGTGCTCACAGCCTGATAGCCCACGAAGAGGATGGTGCACTCCTTCCGCCAGAGGTTGTGCTTGAGGTGGTGGCGGATACGGCCCGCCTCGCACATTCCGCTGGCCGAGATGATGACCTTGGGCACGGGGTCGGTGTTGATGGCACGGGACTCGTCGCTGGTAACGCTGACCTTCAGGCCCGGGAACTGGATGGGGTCGATGCCCTTGGCCAGCAGGGCGTTGGCCTCCTTGTCGAAGCAGGAGGGGTCGGTATCCTTGAAGATGCGGGTGGCCTCGATGGCCAGCGGGCTGTCGATATAGACCGGGAAGCAGCCGTGGCCGGTGACAAGGTTCTTCTCCTTGATCTCACGGATGAAGTAGAGCAGCTCCTGCGTGCGTCCCACCGCAAAGCTCGGGATGACCACATTGCCGCCCCGGTCGAAGGTGCGCTGCAAAATTTTCGCCAGCTCGCCCACATAGTCGGGCTTGGGGCCGTGGCAGCGGTCACCGTAGGTGGACTCCATAAAGACATAGTCCGCATCCTTCAGGTAGGTGGGGTCCTTGATGATGGGCTGATGGAGGTTGCCGATGTCGCCGGAGAAGACGAGCTTGGTGGTCGCGCCGTTCTCCGTCACCCAGATCTCGATGCTGGACGAGCCGAGAAGATGGCCCACATCCACAAAGCGGATGACGAGGCCGGGGGCAAGCTCGACCTCTTTGTTGTAGTCGAACCCCCGGAACAGCGCGATGGCCGCCTCGGCGTCCTGAATGGTGTACATCGGCTCCACCGGCTCCGCGCCGGAGCGCTGGCCCTTGCGGTTCTTCCACTCGGCCTCGAACTCCTGAATGTGGGCCGAGTCCCGCAGCATGATGCTGCACAGCTCTGCCGTGGGCTTGGTGGCATAAATTCTGCCCCGGAAGCCGTTGCGCACCAGCAGGGGCAGCAGGCCCGTGTGGTCGATATGGGCATGGGTGGCCAGCACGCCGTCGATCTCGCCCGGTGCAACAGGGATGGGCTGGTTCTCGTAGACATCCTTGCCCTGCTCCATCCCGCAGTCGATGAGGAAGCGCTGTCCCGCCGCTTCCAAAAGGGTACAGCTGCCGGTCACTTCGTGGTTGGCACCCAAAAACGTCAGTTTCATAGACACACCTCCAACGGGTTTATCCAACTTTGGTATACTAAGTATAACACGTTTTGCCCCGCAATGCCGCCCAAATCGAAGGCCGATTCTCGGGCAAAACGCCGAAACCATCAAAAATTTTTTATACAATCTTGACAAACCACCCCCGGATGATATAAACTTAAATCGTATGACGTAACTTCTACAGAGATTCCAAATAGAGAGGTTGTATTTTATGGTTCGTAACGATTTGCGCAATGTCGCTATCATCGCTCACGTTGACCACGGCAAGACCACGCTGGTGGACGCGATGCTGCATCAGAGCGGCGCTTTCCGCGACAATCAGGTCGTGGCAGAGCGTGTCATGGACAGCGGTGACATCGAGCGTGAGCGCGGCATCACCATTCTGGCCAAGAACTGCTCCTGCACCTACAAGGGTGTCAAGATCAATATCGTCGATACCCCGGGCCACGCCGACTTCGGCGGCGAGGTCGAGCGCGTGCTGAAGATGGTCAACGGCGTCCTGCTGCTGGTGGACGCTGCCGAGGGCTGCATGCCCCAGACCCGTTTCGTGCTGCAGAAGGCTCTGCAGCAGAACCTGAGCCTCGTGGTGGCCATCAACAAGATCGACCGCCCCGATGCCCGCATCAAGGAAGTCATCGACGAGGTGCTCTACCTGCTGATGGATCTGGGCGCTACCGATGAGCAGTTGGACTGCCCCATGCTGTTCTGCTGCGGCCGTGAGGGCACCGCAAGCCTCGACCCCGATGTGCCCGGCACCGATCTGGTCCCCCTGTTCGACACCCTGCTGAGCACCATCCGGCCCCCCGAGGGCGACCCCGAGGCTCCCTTCCAGATGCTGGTGTCCTCCGTGGACTACAACGAGTTCGTGGGCCGCATCGGCATCGGCCGCATCCAGAACGGCGTCGCCAAGGTGGGCGAGGAAGTGGTCGTCTGCGACTGGCACAACCCCGACCTGAAGATGCGCGGCCGTCTGACCAAGCTGTATGACTTCCAGGCCAATGGCCGTCAGCCCTGCGACAACATCACCGCAGGCGACATCGTGGCCTTCTCCGGCCTGCCGGACGTCACCATCGGCAACACCCTGTGCAGCCCCTCCAGCGTGGAGCCGCTGCCCTTCGTGAAGATCAACGACCCCACCGTCGAGATGACCTTCTCCGTCAACGACAGCCCGCTGGCCGGCCGCGAGGGCAAGTACGTCACCAGCCGCCAGATCCGCGACCGTCTGCAGAAGGAACTGCTGAAGGACGTCGCCCTGAAGGTGGAGGACTCTGCCACCACCGATTCCTTCCGCGTCATGGGCCGTGGCGAGATGCATCTGTCCATCCTCATCGAGACCATGCGCCGCGAAGGCTATGAGCTGCAGGTCTCTCCCCCGCACGTCCTGACCAAGGTCATCGACGGCAAGACCTACGAGCCTATGGAGCACGTCGTCATCGACGTCCCGACCCAGTATCAGGGCGCTGTCATGACCGGTCTGGGCCAGCGCAAGGCCATCCTGCAGCAGATGGAGTCTCTGGGCACCGACCGCGTGCGTCTGGAGTTCCGTATGCCCAGCCGCGGCCTGTTCGGCTACCGCAACCAGTTCCTGACCGACACCCACGGCGAGGGCATCATCAACCAGATCTTCGACGGCTATGATGTCTGGGCTGGCATGATCGCCAACCGCTCCACCGGCTCTCTGGTCAGCTTCGAGACCGGCGAGGCCGTCACCTACGGCCTGTTCAACGCCCAGCAGCGCGGCACCCTTCTGGTGGGCGCGGGCGAGAAGGTCTACGAGGGCATGGTCATCGGCTACACCGCTTCCGGCGAGGATGTGGACGTCAACGTCTGCAAGACCAAGCACCTGACCAATACCCGTGCTTCCGGCTCTGACGACGCCCTGCGCCTCATCCCCATCAGCAAGCTGAGCCTTGAGGGCTGCCTTGAGTTCCTTGCTCCGGATGAGCTGCTGGAGGTCACTCCCGAGAACCTGCGCATCCGCAAGCAGATCCTTAACCACGAGCAGCGCATGAAGGCAAAGAGCAAGCTGAAGTAAGCTCTTCCCCTATAAAAGCAGCGATCCCGTCCCCTGCATCCCGGATGCAGAGGGCGGGATCTTTTTGCAGCAAAACATCCGCAGCGGCCCGGAACGGGCGCACTGCGGATGTTTTTTCTTATTCTGATGTTCAGCCTGCGTAGGCGCTGCCCGGCGTCCAGACGTTGTCCGCCGCGTACTTGGCGTGGTTGCGCAGATACGTCACCCACGCGCCGTAGCCGTTGCCCGCCGAGAAGTGGACGCCGTCCGGCGCAGCCAGCACCTCTTTCAGGTTGCCCTCGCCGTCGGCCAGCGTCTCCCACAGGTCGAGGTAGACGCAGCCCTTGTCGGCGGCCAGCAGGGCCAGCTGCTCGTTCACCGAGCGGATGATGTCCGAGGCAAGGCCCGGCTTTTCCACGGCCGCCTCGGGGCGGACGGGCGGGATGGACTGGACATAGATGACGCACCCCTCGCCCAGCGTCTGGCGCAGGACATCCAGCATCTGACCGTAATAGGCGAGGAAGCGGTCTGCCGCGCCCACGGTGGTCAGGGTGTTGGTGCCCAGCAGGATATACAGCTTCTTGGGCTGGGCGGCGGCCAGCACATCCAGCGCCACCTCCGGCCCACGCACGCTGCTTTTGACCGCGCTGCGGTTGACGATGGCGTCCGGGCCGACGCCGGTGTAGCCGCAGATGAGCGCGCCGCCGAGGTTGATGCTGTAATCCGAGAAGCCCACGGTCAGGCTGTCGCCGAGGAAGGCCGCGTCGGAGAAGTAGCTCAGATCGACCTGCCCGCAGGCGGGCTGGCGGATGACGCTGCTGTCGTAGGCCCTGACGCTGTAGGCCCCCGCCGTCTGGCGGGCCGGGCCGAACTGCTCCAAGGTCACGGCGGCGGTGCCGTCTGCTGCCGGGGCGGTGCTGTCGGCGCTGCTGTCCGCCCCGCCCTGCATCGGCAGGGGGGCGAGGATATTCTGCGCCGTGCCGTTGGCCGTCACTGTTGGCAGCTCTTCGGTCTGCTTCTGCCCGTGCTCGAGGATGACTGTGATGGCGAAGCTCACCAGCAGGATGCCCGCTGCGGCCCCTGCGAGCCGTGCGAGGCCTCCCGCGCCGCCCCGCCGTCTCCGGCTGGTGCTGTGATACTCATGTGAAATGCCCATAAAGGTGTTCCCGCTTTCGTTTGGTTCTGATGATAGTCTGCCCGGGATGGGGCGGGTTATCCCCCGCTGCGGCCCGTCAGCGCTGTGTGAACCCTATTTTATCATAATTTTTTTGCCTCTGCAACCAATTAGGGCTTGCATACAACAGGCAAAACGGTTACAATAGGAGTAGAGCAGGTTTTTGCACACATTTCTCGAAGTGCTTGCACGACCTGCTAGAATTTTTGTGCGAGTTGCGGCTGCCGATTGTTGGCTCTGCCCCCGCCTGTACACTGTGCAGGGTGTGCGGGCCTCGGAAGGGGCAGGGCGCGGAGCGGCGCTGCGGCGCACAGGAAGTCCAATTTATCGGTAAATGATACAAGGAGGTTCTCATGGCCAAGAATGTGATCATCGGCCAGAGCGGCGGCCCCACCGCCGTCATCAATTCCAGCCTCGCGGGCGTCTACAAGGCAGCCTGCAGTCTGGGCGCAGACAAAGTCTACGGCATGAAGCACGGCATCGAGGGGCTGCTGAAGGAGGAGCTTGTGGAGCTGAACGTCCTGCTGGACGACCGGCTCAGCATCGAGCTGCTCAAGCGCACGCCGTCCAGCTATCTGGGCAGCTGCCGCTACAAGCTGCCCGAGCCGGAGGCAGACTCCACGCCCTACGTCAAGCTGTTCACCCTGTTTGACAAGTACGACATCTGCGCAGTGTTCTACATCGGCGGCAACGACTCGATGGACACCATTGCCAAGCTCAGCCGCTACGGCGCACAGGTGGGCAGCGCGGTGCGGTTCATCGGCGTGCCCAAGACCATCGACAACGACCTCTGCCTCACCGACCACACCCCCGGCTACGGCTCTGCGGCCAAGTACATCGCCACCATCCTCAAGGAGGTCATCCGCGACTCCTCCGTCTACGACATCCGGAGCGTGACCGTGGCCGAGATCATGGGCCGTCACGCCGGCTGGCTGGCCGGTGCGGCCTGTCTGGCGGGCGGCGACGACTGCGACGGCCCCGACCTCATCCTTCTGCCGGAAGTCCCCTTCGAGCCGGACAAGTTCCTCGCCAAGGTGGACGAGTTGCAGCGGGTGAAGTCCAATGTCATCATCGCGGCCAGCGAGGGCGTCAAGACCGCCGACGGCACCTATCTGTGCGACCTCGTCTCCACGGCAGGCCAGCTGGACGCCTTCGGCCACAAGGCCATCCTCAGCGGCACCAGCCGCTATCTGTCCGACCTCATCCACGACAAGCTGAACTGCAAGAGCCGCGCCATCGAGTTCTCGACGCTGCAGCGCTGCGCCAGCCATCTGGCCAGCCGCACCGACGTGAACGAGGCTTACGCCGTGGGCGGCGCTGCGGCGGCAGCAGCCTTTGCCGGTGAGACGGGCAAAATGATCGCGCTCAAGCGCGTATCCGAATATCCCTACCAGTGCATCACCGAGGCAGTGGACGTCCAGAAGGTGGCAAACCTTGAGAAGAAGGTGCCGCTGGACTGGATCGCCCCCGACGGGATGCAGGTGACGGCGGCGTTCGAGGAGTACGCCCGCCCGCTGATCCTCGACGAGGTCACTCCCGTCTACGTCAACGGCACGCCCCGCCACATCCATCTGTAAGGATCGCCTTTTTCCTTTCCCCGCGTCTGTTTTCGTGCACCTGCACGTTTATAGCAATTCAACTTTTTAATGCAACAGCAACAGCGTTGAATTGCATATCGCAAATATGCTGTTTGACTGTTGCACTAATTTCTTGCCTTGCGATAAAATAATGCCGAAACAGAAAAACAAAAAAGGAGAAATCATCATGGGTAAAAATGCAATCGTTGGCCAATCCGGCGGCCCCACCTCTGTCATCAACGCAAGTCTGGCGGGTGTGTTCGAGAGCTGCAAGAGCCGTGGCGCAGACATCGTCTACGGTATGTGCAACGGCGTGGCCGGTCTTCTGGAGGAGCGGGTCGTTGACCTGTCCACCCTGCTGACCGATGACCTTGACATCGAGCTGCTCAAGCGCACCCCCTCCAGCTTCCTCGGCAGCTGCCGCTACAAGCTGCCCGACTGGCACACCGACGAGACTGTGTACAAGAAGCTGTTCGCCATCCTCGAGAAGCTGAATATCGGCTACTTCTTCTACATCGGCGGCAACGACTCGATGGACACCATCGGCAAGCTGGCGGAGTACGGCGAGCGCATCCAGAGCGACATCCGCTTCATGGGCGTGCCCAAGACCATCGACAACGACCTGATGGTCACGGATCACACCCCCGGTTACGGCTCTGCGGCCAAGTACATCGGCGTGGTGATGAAGGAGATCATCCGTGACGCCACCGTCTACGGCACCAAGTACGTCACCGTCGTGGAGATCATGGGCCGCAACGCCGGCTGGCTGACCGCCGCCGCCGCGCTGGCCAAGAGCGACGACTGCGAGGGCGTGGATATGATCTGCCTGCCGGAAGTCCCCTTCAACGTGGAGCACTTCGTCGAGAAGGTGCGGACGATGCAGGAGAAGAAGCCCAGCATCGTCATCGCCGTGTCGGAGGGCGTCAAGCTGGAGGACGGCCGCTACGTCTGCGAGCTGGCAGATGACGTCCATGCAGTGGATGCCTTCGGTCACAAGGCCCTGACCGGCACCGCCCGCTATCTGGCCAACGTGGTGGCCCGCAATCTGGACACCAAGACCCGCTGCATCGAGCTTTCCACCCTGCAGCGCTGCGCCGGACACCTGACCAGCCGCACCGACATCACCGAGGCCTATCAGGTCGGCGGTGCTGCCGCCAAGGCTGCTTTTGAGGGCGTCACCGGCCAGATGGTGGCCCTGAAGCGCATCTCCAACAGCCCCTACCAGTGCACCACCGAGCTGCACC is a genomic window containing:
- a CDS encoding 6-phosphofructokinase; this encodes MGKNAIVGQSGGPTSVINASLAGVFESCKSRGADIVYGMCNGVAGLLEERVVDLSTLLTDDLDIELLKRTPSSFLGSCRYKLPDWHTDETVYKKLFAILEKLNIGYFFYIGGNDSMDTIGKLAEYGERIQSDIRFMGVPKTIDNDLMVTDHTPGYGSAAKYIGVVMKEIIRDATVYGTKYVTVVEIMGRNAGWLTAAAALAKSDDCEGVDMICLPEVPFNVEHFVEKVRTMQEKKPSIVIAVSEGVKLEDGRYVCELADDVHAVDAFGHKALTGTARYLANVVARNLDTKTRCIELSTLQRCAGHLTSRTDITEAYQVGGAAAKAAFEGVTGQMVALKRISNSPYQCTTELHPISEVANLEKKVPLSWMNENHTQMTEDFLAYARPLIQAELTPLYIAGLPHHIYMKTQK